From a region of the Corallococcus coralloides DSM 2259 genome:
- a CDS encoding lysophospholipid acyltransferase family protein: protein MLERFSDKVKKGLRGWTERMAGEQQSDQLQALARTENEYGVDPFGFNLDYSLAAIAPFMWLYRHYFRVEAYGADRIPPGRVLLVSNHSGQLPLDGAMIGIALMVEGNPPRAIRSMVEKWVPSLPYVSTFMARVGQIVGTPENCRRLLEAEEAILVFPEGTRGLNKLWPQRYQLQEFGLGFMRLALETNTPIVPIAVVGAEEQAPALMNLKPVAKLLGFPSFPITPTGTPFPLPTKYRIYFGDALHFTGRADDEDSELDKKVRTVKASIQAMLHQGLKERRGVFW from the coding sequence ATGCTGGAGCGTTTCAGCGACAAGGTGAAGAAGGGCCTGCGCGGCTGGACCGAGCGCATGGCTGGCGAGCAGCAGTCCGACCAACTCCAGGCCCTGGCCCGGACGGAGAACGAGTACGGGGTGGACCCGTTCGGGTTCAACCTGGACTACAGCCTGGCCGCCATCGCCCCGTTCATGTGGCTCTACCGCCACTACTTCCGCGTGGAGGCCTACGGCGCGGACCGCATCCCACCGGGACGGGTGCTGCTGGTGTCCAACCACTCCGGCCAGCTGCCCCTGGACGGCGCGATGATTGGCATCGCCCTGATGGTGGAGGGCAACCCGCCGCGCGCCATCCGCAGCATGGTGGAGAAGTGGGTGCCGTCCCTGCCGTACGTCTCCACGTTCATGGCGCGCGTGGGCCAGATTGTCGGCACGCCGGAGAACTGCCGGCGGCTGCTGGAGGCGGAGGAGGCCATCCTCGTGTTCCCGGAGGGCACGCGCGGGCTCAACAAGCTGTGGCCCCAGCGCTACCAGCTCCAGGAGTTCGGCCTGGGCTTCATGCGCCTGGCGCTGGAGACGAACACCCCCATCGTGCCCATCGCCGTGGTGGGCGCGGAGGAGCAGGCGCCCGCGCTGATGAACCTGAAGCCGGTGGCGAAGCTGTTGGGCTTCCCGTCCTTCCCCATCACCCCCACGGGCACGCCCTTCCCGCTGCCCACGAAGTACCGCATCTACTTCGGCGACGCGCTCCACTTCACCGGCCGCGCGGACGACGAGGACAGCGAACTGGACAAGAAGGTGCGCACCGTGAAGGCCTCCATCCAGGCGATGCTCCACCAGGGTCTCAAGGAACGCCGGGGCGTGTTCTGGTGA
- a CDS encoding SDR family oxidoreductase: MSAPTEEKDAVVADKRPAVVVTGISGNLGRTLAKMLHKRERIIGIDRRPFIGKPKDVEMHQLDLRKKKAEDVFRKNNVRAVIHMGIMHDPRMSEEEHHSFNVVGTTRLLEYCAKYGVKKVVVLSSANVYGPSPDNSNFLTEDAPLMAASRFSGVRDLIEVDMLAHSFFWKHPDIETVILRPVHIVGPTIKNAPSNYLRLRHPWTMAGFDPMVQLIHVEDVARAMVEALRPEPKGVYNVVGPGQVPLSAVLRELGHTAIPVPHPVARPLLGLMFRYRLANFPPPELDHIQFLCAVDGNRWVQDVGWKARHSMRDTIRSVIGE, from the coding sequence GTGAGCGCCCCCACGGAAGAGAAGGACGCGGTCGTCGCGGACAAGCGCCCGGCCGTCGTCGTCACCGGCATCAGCGGCAACCTGGGCCGCACGCTGGCGAAGATGCTGCACAAGCGCGAGCGCATCATCGGCATCGACCGGCGTCCCTTCATCGGGAAGCCGAAGGACGTCGAGATGCACCAGCTGGACCTGCGCAAGAAGAAGGCGGAGGACGTCTTTCGCAAGAACAACGTCCGCGCCGTCATCCACATGGGCATCATGCATGACCCGCGCATGAGCGAGGAGGAGCACCACTCGTTCAACGTCGTGGGGACCACGCGCCTCTTGGAGTACTGCGCGAAGTACGGCGTGAAGAAGGTGGTGGTGCTGTCCTCGGCGAACGTCTACGGCCCCAGCCCGGACAACTCCAACTTCCTCACGGAGGACGCGCCGCTGATGGCCGCCAGCCGCTTCTCCGGCGTGCGCGACCTCATCGAAGTGGACATGCTGGCGCACAGCTTCTTCTGGAAGCACCCCGACATCGAGACGGTCATCCTGCGGCCCGTCCACATCGTGGGGCCCACCATCAAGAACGCGCCGTCCAACTACCTGCGGCTGCGCCACCCGTGGACCATGGCGGGCTTCGACCCCATGGTGCAGCTCATCCACGTGGAGGACGTGGCCCGCGCCATGGTGGAGGCCCTGCGCCCGGAGCCCAAGGGCGTCTACAACGTCGTGGGCCCCGGCCAGGTGCCCCTGTCCGCCGTGCTGCGCGAGCTGGGCCACACCGCGATCCCCGTGCCACACCCCGTGGCCCGGCCCCTGTTGGGCCTGATGTTCCGCTACCGGCTGGCCAACTTCCCGCCGCCGGAGCTGGACCACATCCAGTTCCTCTGCGCCGTGGACGGCAACCGCTGGGTCCAGGATGTGGGCTGGAAGGCCCGGCACTCCATGCGCGACACCATCCGCTCCGTCATCGGCGAGTAG
- a CDS encoding tetratricopeptide repeat protein: MAKSMVERYEQLLRQDPTSSVFVELAKALLEKGDAQRTIEVCTQGISHHPTSIVGRVLWGKALIQLGRPAEAMEQFDQAIAIERDNPYAYNLIGDVLLQRGLYRSALPILRKAVALQPNNGRVKQWLDQAQQALSGGPAPIFEDLGVLATPAAAPEEEAPEPPAPEVAPSAFEARAAAAAGLEPRRAARTETPAGGTDAQAVSRVASVEAHGGPTAPIGTPVPEDARGPGPVEAGEQERGAPRDGADPMDAASRSPSDPGQEPGSGRGRAASDAGADPAQAPESGNVADPAAAAPSDPDQGAEVPPAPVQAADPGASSRGRKSGMLADLPDAPPADEPSASQGGGLLGDLPPPETGRARAAAPVTPAPVASASGGKRSLLDDIPDATELAAAAARNKAAANAKDTEALAAKYEREMHEKIAKERAKQSLLERYGAKTVALFVALIFLGASAGFFILYRSRQGGQTLSETLELAKRAVAQDTGASLDEALRQLDRARDMDEASPAAWALAGYAHALRYLDHGANAEDRRLALEALEKPGVKDGFNGLVLATNALVADDRARESANRALLASQDDVTEVHALAGSLLIAAKDEKKALDRFDRALKASPGNVRALVALGNYYLASEDFAQALEMFKRARDVSKEHAAARIGMAESRLALEQDLDAALADVAPLAQDAKVPPALQPRQQLVHGEILSALGKYDEARTMLSKGTQGPLAMDFQLALGAAGRAAGKLEAAQQAYEAALKLQPKSEAAKEGLGRTLLDRDREKEALLRLEADGGRKVSLVRGAAYARLGDWKRARAELGKTRVNDRYPPEAVAWLALADAHEGNAAQARDVLEKAVAKKPRTDLRVALGQVYWRERALDKAQAQFDEAMKDPRDYEGACSLGRLLLSRRLPDMALKPLTQAVERNGAHGEARDALGRTLLALGRTPEALKQFEAWQLDNPGSAAAHKGFALALYQSGRRKEAEGASGRAVKLAPDDAEGQRLRAALLFANGDAKGGFSALERANKLDSKDPDTFCEIAQAFLRQGQVESADAAFAAARREGPDATCGRVGELYTQLPGGGRGAARTLQDLADKAPTVWDKAFAQVTLARVLLGAGAVKEARAAADEAVRLAPYNGRAYLALGLVAFKQRQEAPAREALAKAVELEPTDGLAHLALADVLVRETAELPRAVEAYETFLKLAGGAPEANRVKKALPLLKRRASR; encoded by the coding sequence ATGGCCAAGTCGATGGTGGAGCGTTACGAGCAGCTCCTCCGGCAGGACCCGACCTCTTCCGTCTTCGTGGAGCTGGCGAAGGCGTTGCTGGAGAAGGGAGACGCGCAGCGCACCATCGAGGTGTGTACGCAGGGCATCTCCCACCACCCCACGTCCATCGTGGGCCGGGTGCTGTGGGGCAAGGCGCTCATCCAGCTGGGGCGGCCCGCGGAGGCGATGGAGCAGTTCGACCAGGCCATCGCCATCGAGCGGGACAACCCGTACGCCTACAACCTCATTGGCGACGTGCTCCTGCAGCGCGGGCTGTACCGCTCCGCGCTGCCGATTCTGCGCAAGGCCGTGGCGCTGCAGCCCAACAACGGGCGCGTGAAGCAGTGGTTGGACCAGGCCCAGCAGGCGCTGTCCGGTGGACCGGCGCCCATTTTCGAGGACCTGGGTGTCCTGGCGACCCCCGCGGCCGCGCCCGAAGAGGAAGCGCCGGAGCCGCCGGCTCCGGAAGTGGCCCCGTCCGCGTTCGAGGCGCGTGCCGCCGCGGCGGCGGGATTGGAGCCGCGCCGCGCCGCCCGGACGGAGACGCCGGCGGGTGGAACGGATGCGCAGGCCGTCTCCAGGGTCGCCTCCGTCGAGGCGCATGGTGGACCCACGGCTCCCATCGGGACGCCGGTGCCGGAGGACGCGCGGGGCCCTGGCCCCGTGGAGGCGGGTGAACAGGAACGCGGTGCGCCACGGGATGGCGCGGATCCGATGGATGCGGCGTCCAGGAGCCCGTCGGATCCGGGCCAGGAGCCGGGCTCGGGACGCGGGCGGGCGGCGTCGGACGCCGGAGCGGATCCGGCTCAGGCGCCCGAGTCGGGGAACGTCGCGGATCCGGCGGCCGCTGCGCCGTCGGATCCGGATCAGGGCGCGGAGGTTCCTCCCGCTCCCGTGCAGGCGGCGGATCCGGGGGCCTCCAGCCGTGGGCGCAAGTCCGGGATGCTGGCGGATCTCCCCGACGCACCTCCCGCGGATGAACCCTCCGCGTCGCAGGGCGGGGGATTGCTTGGGGACCTTCCTCCTCCGGAGACGGGGCGGGCTCGCGCGGCCGCGCCGGTGACGCCGGCTCCGGTCGCTTCGGCTTCGGGTGGCAAGCGCTCGCTGCTGGACGACATCCCGGATGCGACGGAGCTGGCGGCGGCCGCGGCGCGCAACAAGGCGGCGGCGAACGCGAAGGACACGGAGGCACTCGCGGCGAAGTACGAGCGCGAGATGCACGAGAAGATCGCCAAGGAGCGGGCGAAGCAGTCCCTCCTCGAGCGCTATGGCGCGAAGACCGTGGCGCTCTTCGTGGCCCTCATCTTCCTGGGCGCGAGCGCGGGCTTCTTCATCCTCTACCGCTCCCGCCAGGGCGGCCAGACGCTGTCGGAGACGCTGGAACTCGCGAAGCGCGCCGTGGCGCAGGACACGGGCGCGTCGCTGGATGAAGCGCTCCGCCAGCTCGACCGCGCGCGCGACATGGACGAGGCCAGCCCCGCCGCCTGGGCGCTCGCGGGCTACGCGCACGCGCTGCGCTACCTGGACCACGGCGCCAACGCGGAGGACCGCCGGCTCGCGCTGGAGGCGCTGGAGAAGCCGGGCGTGAAGGACGGCTTCAACGGCCTGGTGCTGGCCACCAACGCGCTCGTCGCCGACGACCGGGCCCGTGAGTCCGCGAACCGCGCGCTGCTCGCCTCGCAGGACGACGTGACGGAGGTGCACGCGCTCGCGGGCAGCCTGCTCATCGCCGCCAAGGACGAGAAGAAGGCCCTGGACCGCTTCGACCGCGCGCTCAAGGCGTCGCCGGGCAACGTCCGCGCGCTGGTGGCGCTGGGCAACTACTACCTCGCCTCCGAGGACTTCGCGCAGGCGCTGGAGATGTTCAAGCGCGCGCGCGACGTCTCCAAGGAGCACGCCGCCGCCCGCATCGGGATGGCGGAGAGCCGGCTCGCGCTGGAGCAGGACCTGGACGCGGCGCTGGCGGACGTGGCGCCGCTCGCGCAGGACGCGAAGGTGCCCCCCGCGCTCCAGCCCCGTCAGCAGCTGGTGCACGGTGAAATCCTGTCCGCGCTGGGCAAGTACGACGAGGCGCGCACCATGCTCTCCAAGGGCACGCAGGGGCCGCTGGCCATGGACTTCCAGCTGGCGCTCGGGGCCGCGGGCCGCGCGGCGGGCAAGCTGGAGGCCGCGCAGCAGGCCTATGAGGCCGCGCTGAAGCTGCAGCCCAAGAGCGAGGCCGCGAAGGAGGGCCTGGGGCGCACGCTGCTGGACCGCGACCGCGAGAAGGAGGCCCTGCTGCGGCTGGAGGCCGACGGGGGCCGCAAGGTGTCGCTGGTACGGGGCGCGGCGTACGCGCGGCTCGGGGACTGGAAGCGCGCCCGCGCGGAGCTGGGCAAGACGCGCGTGAACGACCGCTATCCGCCGGAGGCCGTCGCGTGGCTCGCGCTGGCGGACGCGCACGAGGGCAACGCCGCCCAGGCTCGCGACGTGCTGGAGAAGGCGGTGGCGAAGAAGCCCCGCACGGACCTCCGCGTGGCGCTGGGACAGGTGTACTGGCGCGAGCGCGCGCTCGACAAGGCGCAGGCCCAGTTCGACGAGGCGATGAAGGACCCGCGCGACTACGAGGGCGCGTGCTCGCTGGGGCGGCTGCTCCTGTCGCGCCGCCTGCCGGACATGGCGCTCAAGCCGCTGACGCAGGCGGTGGAGCGCAACGGCGCGCACGGCGAGGCCCGTGACGCCCTGGGCCGCACGCTCCTGGCGCTGGGCCGCACGCCGGAGGCGCTGAAGCAGTTCGAGGCGTGGCAGCTGGACAACCCGGGCAGCGCGGCCGCGCACAAGGGCTTCGCGCTGGCGCTGTACCAGTCCGGCCGCCGCAAGGAGGCGGAGGGCGCGTCCGGCCGGGCGGTGAAGCTGGCGCCGGACGACGCGGAGGGGCAGCGGCTGCGCGCGGCGCTCCTGTTCGCCAACGGCGACGCGAAGGGCGGCTTCTCCGCGCTGGAGCGCGCCAACAAGCTGGACTCCAAGGACCCGGACACCTTCTGCGAAATCGCCCAGGCGTTCCTGCGCCAGGGGCAGGTGGAGAGCGCGGACGCGGCCTTCGCGGCGGCGCGGCGGGAAGGGCCGGACGCGACGTGTGGCCGCGTGGGCGAGCTGTACACGCAGCTGCCGGGCGGTGGCCGTGGCGCGGCGCGCACGCTGCAGGACCTGGCCGACAAGGCGCCCACTGTCTGGGACAAGGCCTTCGCCCAGGTGACGCTGGCGCGCGTGCTGCTGGGCGCCGGGGCCGTGAAGGAGGCCCGCGCGGCGGCGGACGAGGCCGTGCGGCTTGCCCCCTACAACGGGCGTGCGTACCTGGCCCTGGGCCTGGTGGCCTTCAAGCAGCGCCAGGAAGCCCCCGCGCGCGAGGCGCTGGCCAAGGCCGTGGAGCTGGAGCCCACGGACGGCCTGGCGCACCTGGCGCTGGCGGACGTGCTGGTGCGCGAGACGGCGGAGCTGCCCCGGGCGGTGGAGGCCTACGAGACCTTCCTGAAGCTCGCCGGGGGCGCGCCGGAGGCGAACCGGGTGAAGAAGGCCCTTCCGCTCCTCAAGCGCCGGGCGTCGCGCTAG
- a CDS encoding RecQ family ATP-dependent DNA helicase encodes MMNMRAMTESLPFLEDAQQGLVRHFGLSEFRPGQAPVISSVLSGRNTVVVMPTGAGKSLCYQLPALLLPGITLVVSPLIALMKDQVEQLAAKGIAATYINSSLSDVERADRLRKLRAREYKLLYVAPERFRSGSFLELVAGLGVELFAVDEAHCISQWGHDFRPDYALLGQVRKRLRPPRTVALTATATPEVREDIVRVLLMKDPAVFAQGFDRPNLFLDVVNVSGDEERRDACASLAAKGGSGIIYCSTRKAAEGMHSALVTRKVNAVLYHAGMEDDARRRAQDDFMSAKEAVAVATNAFGMGIDKPDIRFVAHANIPRAVEAYYQEIGRAGRDGNPATAVLLFNHADVYTQERLIEGSHPSESVLSDIWAQLQAVEEFDRGVHALAGMVGASEFEVSAALKIFEREGKLERGGRGEGEYGITLTDKAASAQPHAAESQRLLRSLLETFPVGRQATTELPILARRTGLTEDDVRHALGLLEKSGVVRVRRPFAGRSIRALERVPFRELSVDLSRVREQERLNRLMLKRMADYAYTPKCRRAFILRYFGQTDAAAVCGKCDRCAGSMMPKPSGSSSRSAPAASGAPVMEYSELASMELRRWRKDLAKDLDVPPFIIFNDATLLGLAAALPVDRESFLAVKGTGESRWERFGPKVVEICLMARAAGHEPQAAPVAPRIRKAKSRR; translated from the coding sequence ATGATGAACATGCGCGCGATGACGGAGTCCCTGCCCTTCCTCGAAGATGCCCAGCAGGGACTGGTGCGGCACTTCGGCCTGTCGGAGTTCCGCCCCGGCCAGGCGCCCGTCATCAGCTCCGTCCTCAGCGGCCGCAACACCGTGGTGGTGATGCCCACGGGCGCGGGCAAGAGCCTGTGCTACCAGCTGCCGGCGCTGCTGTTGCCAGGCATCACGCTGGTGGTGTCGCCGCTCATCGCGCTGATGAAGGACCAGGTGGAGCAGCTCGCCGCGAAGGGCATCGCGGCCACGTACATCAACTCGTCCCTGTCGGACGTGGAGCGGGCGGACCGCCTGCGCAAGCTGCGCGCCCGCGAGTACAAGCTGCTCTACGTGGCGCCGGAGCGATTCCGCAGCGGAAGCTTCCTGGAGCTGGTGGCCGGGCTGGGCGTGGAGCTGTTCGCCGTGGACGAGGCGCACTGCATCTCCCAGTGGGGCCATGACTTCCGGCCGGACTACGCGCTCCTGGGACAGGTGCGCAAGCGGCTGCGGCCTCCGCGCACGGTGGCGCTCACCGCCACGGCGACGCCGGAGGTGCGCGAGGACATCGTCCGCGTGCTCCTGATGAAGGACCCGGCGGTGTTCGCGCAGGGATTCGACCGGCCCAACCTCTTCCTGGACGTGGTGAACGTCAGCGGGGACGAGGAGCGCCGGGACGCGTGCGCGAGCCTGGCGGCGAAGGGCGGCAGCGGCATCATCTACTGCTCCACGCGCAAGGCGGCGGAAGGGATGCACTCCGCGCTCGTCACGCGCAAGGTGAACGCGGTGCTGTACCACGCGGGCATGGAGGACGACGCCCGCCGCCGCGCGCAGGACGACTTCATGTCCGCGAAGGAGGCGGTGGCGGTGGCCACCAACGCCTTCGGCATGGGCATCGACAAGCCGGACATCCGCTTCGTCGCGCACGCCAACATCCCCCGGGCGGTGGAGGCGTACTACCAGGAGATTGGCCGAGCGGGCCGCGACGGCAACCCCGCCACGGCGGTGCTCCTGTTCAACCACGCGGACGTGTACACACAGGAGCGCCTCATCGAGGGCAGCCACCCGTCCGAGTCCGTGCTGTCGGACATCTGGGCGCAGCTGCAGGCCGTGGAGGAGTTCGACCGGGGCGTGCACGCGCTCGCGGGCATGGTGGGCGCCAGCGAGTTCGAGGTCTCCGCCGCCCTCAAGATTTTCGAGCGCGAAGGCAAGCTGGAGCGCGGCGGCCGGGGTGAAGGCGAGTACGGCATCACGCTGACGGACAAGGCCGCCAGCGCGCAGCCGCACGCGGCGGAGTCCCAGCGGCTCCTGCGCTCGCTGCTGGAGACCTTCCCCGTGGGACGGCAGGCCACCACGGAGCTGCCCATCCTCGCGCGGCGCACGGGGCTGACGGAGGACGACGTCCGGCACGCGCTGGGCCTTCTGGAGAAGTCGGGCGTGGTGCGGGTGCGCCGGCCGTTCGCGGGGCGCTCCATCCGCGCGCTGGAGCGCGTCCCGTTCCGCGAGCTTTCGGTGGACCTGTCCCGGGTGCGCGAGCAGGAGCGGCTCAACCGGCTGATGCTCAAGCGGATGGCGGACTACGCGTACACGCCGAAGTGCCGGCGTGCGTTCATCCTGCGCTACTTCGGGCAGACGGACGCGGCGGCGGTGTGCGGCAAGTGCGACCGGTGCGCGGGCAGCATGATGCCCAAGCCGTCCGGCTCCTCTTCGCGCTCCGCGCCGGCCGCGTCCGGGGCGCCGGTGATGGAGTACAGCGAGCTGGCCTCCATGGAGCTGCGCCGCTGGCGCAAGGACCTGGCGAAGGACCTGGACGTCCCGCCCTTCATCATCTTCAACGACGCGACCCTGCTGGGGCTGGCCGCCGCGCTGCCGGTGGACCGGGAGTCCTTCCTCGCGGTGAAGGGCACCGGGGAGAGCCGCTGGGAGCGCTTCGGCCCCAAGGTGGTGGAGATCTGCCTGATGGCGCGCGCGGCGGGCCATGAGCCGCAGGCGGCGCCCGTGGCCCCGCGCATCCGCAAGGCGAAGTCGCGCCGCTAG
- a CDS encoding DUF3006 family protein, whose amino-acid sequence MGACVLLGLGTSPLQVEVLEETRAQVVRTDGGQACTVERWRLPPGVREGDILVDGRLDPERTEALRREVALKRAALAVPLPPGLEL is encoded by the coding sequence ATGGGGGCGTGCGTGCTGCTGGGGCTGGGGACGAGCCCCCTCCAGGTGGAGGTGCTGGAGGAGACGCGGGCCCAGGTGGTGCGGACCGACGGCGGGCAGGCGTGCACGGTGGAGCGCTGGCGGCTGCCACCGGGCGTGCGCGAGGGAGACATCCTCGTGGACGGCCGCCTGGACCCGGAGCGGACGGAGGCGCTGCGGCGCGAGGTGGCGTTGAAACGGGCCGCGCTGGCGGTTCCCCTTCCTCCGGGGCTCGAGCTGTGA
- the radC gene encoding RadC family protein: protein MEQGGEAWAEPGEGEATGGRSVRARSPGLGDARERLFRLGAEALTDLELLGLLWTEGLGDAADGVARDGLKALVQEDPRVMCARRGVGPARTSRLLAALELGRRAQRSPEKRPRLRNPKEVHAYLAPTLGALRREVFHVLCFNPRNVLVQDARVAEGTLSACPVDPREVFAAVLASRATAIVFAHNHPSGDPEPSVQDVGLTEHLARAAGILGVKLLDHVVVGDGAFVSMLERGILPDSEREGRRKCVSGGGW, encoded by the coding sequence ATGGAACAAGGTGGAGAGGCGTGGGCGGAGCCGGGCGAAGGGGAAGCCACGGGTGGCAGGTCGGTGAGGGCGCGAAGCCCGGGATTGGGAGATGCGCGCGAGCGCCTCTTCCGGCTGGGCGCGGAGGCCCTCACCGACCTGGAGTTGTTGGGACTCCTGTGGACGGAGGGGCTGGGGGACGCGGCGGACGGCGTGGCGAGGGATGGGCTCAAGGCATTGGTGCAGGAGGATCCGCGCGTCATGTGCGCGCGGCGGGGCGTGGGGCCGGCCCGCACGTCCCGGCTGCTGGCGGCGCTGGAGCTGGGACGGCGCGCGCAGCGTTCCCCGGAGAAGCGGCCCCGGCTGCGAAATCCGAAGGAGGTGCACGCGTATCTGGCGCCCACGCTGGGCGCGCTGAGGCGCGAGGTGTTCCACGTGCTGTGCTTCAACCCGCGCAACGTGCTGGTGCAGGACGCGCGGGTGGCGGAAGGGACGCTGAGCGCGTGCCCGGTGGACCCGCGGGAGGTGTTCGCGGCGGTGCTCGCCTCTCGGGCCACGGCCATTGTGTTCGCGCACAACCACCCTTCCGGAGACCCGGAGCCCAGCGTCCAGGACGTGGGGCTCACGGAGCACCTGGCGCGGGCGGCGGGGATATTGGGTGTGAAGCTGTTGGACCACGTCGTCGTGGGGGACGGCGCGTTCGTGTCCATGTTGGAGCGCGGCATCCTCCCGGACAGCGAGCGGGAGGGGCGGCGCAAGTGCGTCTCGGGCGGAGGCTGGTGA
- a CDS encoding cyclic nucleotide-binding domain-containing protein, protein MDAAVLKKVALFEGLTQGQLAKVARIAQPRSHTAGDFLFREGDTGQDMFILADGKVRISKSVPGIGEEALAILEPGQYFGEMAVIEDSPRSADAIAHTSCTVWVIERAKLDQLMFTDKDLAYVLLWTFVRTLSERLRETNDKIKAFFAISRF, encoded by the coding sequence ATGGATGCCGCTGTCCTCAAGAAGGTTGCGCTCTTCGAGGGATTGACCCAGGGCCAGCTCGCCAAGGTCGCCCGGATTGCACAGCCCCGGTCGCACACGGCCGGAGACTTCCTATTCCGCGAAGGTGACACCGGCCAGGACATGTTCATCCTCGCCGACGGCAAGGTGCGCATTTCCAAATCCGTGCCGGGCATCGGGGAGGAGGCGCTCGCCATCCTCGAACCCGGTCAGTATTTCGGGGAGATGGCGGTCATCGAGGATTCGCCCCGCTCCGCGGACGCCATCGCCCACACCTCCTGTACGGTGTGGGTCATCGAGCGCGCGAAGCTGGACCAGCTGATGTTCACGGACAAGGACCTGGCCTACGTCCTTCTCTGGACGTTCGTCCGCACGCTGAGCGAGCGGCTCCGCGAGACGAACGACAAGATCAAGGCCTTCTTCGCCATCTCCCGCTTCTAG
- the trxB gene encoding thioredoxin-disulfide reductase, translated as MSAGGAVSQDKIQKVTIIGSGPAGYTAAIYAARANLEPVVFAGGPTLEHPQRVPGGQLMVTTDVENYPGFPEAITGPELMERFQKQAERFGTVIHMENVTKVDFSKRPFLLESESGIQVRSETVIISTGATAKWLNVKGEDTYKNRGVSACATCDGAFFKKQDVLVVGGGDTAMEEATYLAKIVNHVTLIHRRDSLRASKVMQERALNNPKISFMWDSAVEEVVGDAKGMTGAVVRNLKTGDSKLVNAHGLFVAIGHTPNTELFQGILETHQGGYLKTIPGSTRTNIEGVFACGDVQDSYYRQAITAAGTGCMAAIDAERWLIEHGE; from the coding sequence ATGAGCGCAGGAGGCGCCGTGTCGCAGGACAAGATCCAGAAGGTCACCATCATCGGCTCGGGACCGGCGGGCTACACCGCCGCCATCTACGCGGCGCGCGCCAACCTGGAGCCCGTGGTGTTCGCCGGCGGCCCCACCCTGGAGCACCCGCAGCGCGTCCCGGGCGGCCAGCTCATGGTCACCACCGACGTGGAGAACTACCCCGGCTTCCCGGAGGCCATCACCGGTCCGGAGCTGATGGAGCGCTTCCAGAAGCAGGCGGAGCGCTTCGGCACCGTCATCCACATGGAGAACGTCACCAAGGTGGACTTCTCCAAGCGGCCCTTCCTCCTGGAGAGCGAGAGCGGCATCCAGGTGCGCTCGGAGACGGTCATCATCTCCACGGGCGCCACGGCCAAGTGGCTGAACGTCAAGGGCGAGGACACCTACAAGAACCGCGGCGTGTCCGCGTGCGCCACCTGTGACGGCGCCTTCTTCAAGAAGCAGGACGTGCTGGTGGTGGGCGGCGGCGACACGGCCATGGAAGAGGCCACGTACCTGGCGAAGATCGTCAACCACGTCACGCTCATCCACCGCCGCGACTCGCTGCGCGCGTCCAAGGTGATGCAGGAGCGCGCGCTCAACAACCCGAAGATCTCCTTCATGTGGGACTCCGCGGTGGAGGAGGTGGTGGGCGACGCGAAGGGGATGACGGGCGCCGTCGTGCGCAACCTCAAGACGGGCGACAGCAAGCTCGTCAACGCGCACGGCCTGTTCGTGGCCATTGGCCACACGCCGAACACGGAGCTGTTCCAGGGCATCCTGGAGACGCACCAGGGCGGCTACCTGAAGACGATTCCGGGCAGCACGCGCACCAACATCGAGGGCGTCTTCGCCTGCGGCGACGTGCAGGACAGCTACTACCGCCAGGCCATCACCGCGGCGGGCACGGGCTGCATGGCCGCCATCGACGCGGAGCGCTGGCTCATCGAGCACGGCGAGTAG